gatttgatttgtttgttaCGCACCCCAACGCACAAATCATGGCAATGACGTATTCATTATCACCTGCTCGTACTGTCCTTATTATAAACACTGGCGTCACATAAACAGCGTCTTCATAATGGGCATCTTCTTATAGACATTGAGTCATTGTAAGGACGTGTTTTTTTCATTAAATTACATTCTAATTTTGCGTCTAAGTCCAATCATTTTCAATTTTGGATCTAGCTAGGTATGAAATTCAATAGTTAAAAATGCTAAAATAACAGTGGGCCCTTCGAAACActggtttcaaatcaaacatcACAAGCTTTGGTAAGGCCATCAGCAATAGCCCTATTTCAATTATGCCTGAGTAGTGATGAgatattttattttaccaggcaagtcagttcagaacaaattcttattttcattgacagcctaggaacagtgggttaactgcctgttcaggggcagaacgacaggttgtaccttgtcagctcgggggtttgaacttgcaaccttccggttactagtccaatgctctaaccactaggctaccctgctgaatGTCTGAAATCCACATAACAAAGGACATCACTACTAGCTTAAATCTCAGGAAAATGCAATGTGTTGTTGCTAAATTGACATACCTAATAGTATAATTAAAGATGGCCTTTGCATAGGTGAAGCAGAAGAAATGTCAAGGTTGAAGTTTTAGGTAACCGGAGCAGGAGCCTGGTGCACAACTCATGAAAACAGGCATAAGGAAATTGTTGTGATTCATTGGCCTGGTACATGAGCTCAACCCTAGTGACCAGTTCCCCCAAGACACTCTTCCTCGCTGCCTATTGAGATGTAGCTAAGGGCATGTAGCTTGGTGTTCTTTttggctgtgtgtatgtgtcccagACAGTCCCCCTCCCTCTGGCATCATGACTGGGTCTTTTCATGCTGAAGGGGAGTTGCTTCCTGTCCGGTGCTGACTCGCAGGGTGGAGACCACTAGGTTTCTTGGTTGCATGTTTGTTAACattctttttttccccccactgcACACAATGGCCCCTCTCTCTGCACCTGTCTTTCAAGAAAGTGAACTTACATCAAATCAATGTTTACACTGTTTCGCAGATGTTATAgtgggtgcagcaaaatgcttatgttactagctcctaaaaATGCAATAAAATGTAAAGCAAGAACACAAATAATACAAGATTTAATCAAGAAATATCCGATTAACCTAACAACCCAACTAGCACGAACAGTCATCCAAATGCAATCTATACCCATCTACATTGGATGAATTTACATAAGATATGCTACGAATAGTACAGCAGTAACATGTGTTAGCATGGGCATCACTGGTCTGTATTACACAAAGACCAGTTTAAACAGGCTCCTCACTGCTCGTAAGAGACAGTAGCAATACAATGTCTCAGATATTACTCAACTGGAACTAAAAGCTATTGAATGTACAGTAGACTTATGTTGAATATCAGTACATGTGTATTGGACCTGTCAGTGTTGTCATTGTTTCCCTTTGCCCTATAGGATAGTATGGCCATGACGGGAGGGACTGCAGCTGCCCTTCCCATGAGCAACCACACCCGGGAGAGGGTGACCGTGGCCAAGCTGACAGTGGAGAACTTCTACAGCACTCTGCTGACACAACACGAGGAGCGAGAGACGAGGTGTGTGGCTCCTATAGGCAACCCATGCATGTGACAGCCACGTGTTCTGAATATTTGCATTTGACAATGCAAACTTGTTTTAGGCAAAAATTTTAAGAGGACTCAAATGGTGGGTTGTTATGTTGAGAAAGCGAGACTTTGTTCTTTATAAAATGGCTGGGGTTTATTCCAACCCGGGCATCCTCACATTCGTGAGCTAGCATCACAACTGTTTAGCCAGACTGTTTTAGAGTAACTAGACTGGGGTAGACTGGTTTCagattaactagactggggcggACTGTTTCAGAATACCTGCATGTTCCCCACTGTTTTTCCAGGCAGAAGAAGCTGGAGAAAGTCATGGATGACGAAGGCTTGATAGATGAAGAGGTAAACCTCCACTCGTGTGGAATGATGGCTTTAATTCCAATAATGGATTGGAATCAATGTCGTGGGTAGCACTTTCTTTGCATGTTTGTCACATCTACTATTTTAGAGGAAGCCAAATGGAACTGATTATTGGTGTCTCTGTTCCTCAACAGAAGGTAATGCGACGCTCTCAGCACGCCAGGAAGGAAACAGAGTTCCTGCGGCTGAAGAGGACCCGGCTGGGCCTGGATGACTTTGAGTCACTAAAGGTCATTGGTCGAGGCGCCTTTGGAGAGGTGTGTTAtgatatatctctctctctccagtttatTTTCTTTATATGTACCTTTGCATGTATGCTGGTATTGATTGTGGATTAATATGGTCTTTACTGAAGTTTTCAAGGTTTGCAATGCATGGTTTGGTCTGACCACTCATTTATAAAGCAGTTAGCAACTAATTACACTTAATCCTCTCAAATGTGGCATACTCATGTGTGACTCCAAAGTTTGTCCTCAGGTCCGCTTGGTGCAGAAAAAAGACACCGGGCACATATATGCCATGAAGATCTTGAGGAAAGCTGACATGTTGGAGAAGGAGCAGGTGGCTCATATTCGGGCAGAAAGGGACATCTTGGTGGAGGCGGACGGGGCCTGGGTGGTTAAGATGTTCTACAGTTTCCAGGATAAGAGGAACCTCTACCTCATCATGGAGTTTCTACCTGGAGGTGGGTCTCTCTTGCTGgccacagtctgactctacaaaTGACATCAAACCATTTTTTAAAATTCCATATAATTACTGGTAATAAATATAGTGACATTACACAGTGTACATAGAGACCATCTAGAGCAGGGATCTTTAACCTTTCCCATCATGTTAGTAATAAACTATTTTCACATCTTATCAGGTGAATGATGATGTCAAGGAGAAGCAATAATTTAATAGATTTGGTAGATAGTTTTCCATTATTTTAACCTCCCCACATTGTAATTGAAAGAGTGAGGTGTGAACTCTAACCTGGCCAAAAATGTATGTTTAAGTTTACCAGCAGCTCCGTTGAGTGTAATTAACAACGAGTGTAATTAACAAACATGAGTGTAATTTGGTCTGACCAATCCCGGTTCTTGttgtgtcatgctgatggcagcaTCTGGTTTTGGcttaagcagcatgagtccatggacccatcctgTCTGGTGTctacggtacaggctggtggtaatggtgtggggaatgttttcctggcacacgttaggtcccttgataccaattgtgCAACATTTGACCGCCACACCTTGTACtatccatgccctgacgaattctGGCTGTTGAGGCAAAGAGGTGGGTGTACCTAGATGGGCGTACCTAagaaactggccactgagtgtattgTTTAATTTAATTGGTCATCTGTTAAACAGGGGGTTAGTGGCATAGTGCCATTAATATCAATTAAATGTGCAGGTGACATGATGACCCTACTGATGAAAAAGGACACCCTGTCTGAAGAGGCTACCCAGTTCTACATAGCTGAGACCGTCCTGGCCATCGACTCTATCCACCAGCTGGGCTTCATCCACAGAGACATCAAACCTGATAACCTGCTTCTGGACTCCAGGGTGAGACACTGGCCTGGTCCAGGCCTACCCCTGTACacaaacagacacatgctcagagaAGCATTCACTTACAGATGGCCAATTAATGTTTATAATAACCATTTTGTATTGAAGGTGTGATCGGAGAGTCTTTTATTTTTCTATTCTGCAGGGCCATGTAAAGCTGTCTGATTTTGGTCTGTGTACAGGACTGAAGAAAGCCCACCGTACAGAGTTCTACAGGAACCTCACACACAACCCTCCCAGTGACTTCTGTGAGTCACTCTTTACAACTTGTGAATCATTCACTTTTATTTTCACTCAGACAAAATATAATTTGTTTATTCAGTGGTTTTTATGGTAGAACACTGCCATGTctttgaacttgcaatcttccaCAGCCTTCCAAAACATGAACTCAAAGAGAAAAGCAGAGACATGGAAGAAGAACCGGAGGCAACTGGTAAGAGTTTGtgcatgtggaggctatatattttACCGCCCATTATATCTTTGGTACCGCCCTTCTCATTGGTCCTTTGAGCAGGATCCCTCTCAGGGATCTCATTAGTGTTTTTTGTTAAGGATCCTCTTAGCACCACAGACCATGGGCTGTGAAACAAGCACACCCAATACTGTAGCCTTTGGGTTGGTTTTACTTATTAGGTTCTCCCCATCTGTTTGTTTAACCAACAGGCCTACTCCACAGTGGGAACACCGGACTACATTGCCCCAGAGGTGTTCCTGCAGACGGGATACAACAAGCTCTGTGACTGGTGGTCTCTGGGGGTCATCATGTATGAGATGCTGATAGGTATGTCTATGTAACCGAGTCAATTACAACATGCCCAAGTCCGTGTTTCATTATGAACTCAAAGATGGCCAGCTAACTTTCTGAAATAACATCCTAACTCATTGTTCCTACTTTGTAACATACTGACATTCTCCCCTGGTGTGTCTCTCAGGGTACCCCCCGTTCTGTTCTGAAACACCCCAGGAGACATATAGGAAGGTGATGAATTGGAAGGAGACCTTGGTCTTCCCCCCCGAAGTACCCATCTCAGAGCGGGCCAAGGACTTGATTCTCAGGTTTGTGGTCATATGATACCTTATAGGATATCCATTAGTGTGTATTTGTATCAGAGTGTATTGTCCTCTTAGGAAAAAAATTATTATAGCACTTTACTGGTATAAATCTTTAGTACTTGTTATAAACATGTATGAGTCTTATGTTAGGCCTATGTCTCCCAATTTAGACAATTTGAAACTAACTCAAAATAGCTGTTACTCAGTCATGATCATTAACAAGACATAAGATGGTAATGTCATGTCTTAAAATGCATTATAACTGGATCGTAAGTCTTATCTGCAGGCTGAGTTACCAAAATGATCACATGAATTATTCCATTCACATCCACAAAAACATGCAGTATCAAACTGCAGTGAAGTAGACATTTTATTTCAGCGCAATGGATTTCCTCTTGTCAAACAAAGGCTTTGGTGCTCCAACAACATGAATCCATTTCAGGTACTGTAATGACGCTGAGAACCGTGTTGGTGCTGTGAGCATTGAGGAGATGAAGAGTCACGCCTTCTTTGAGCCTGTGGACTGGGAACACATCAGGTATGTGTTTTGTTCTTCAGGACTTGCATGTGTGATGGCAATATCGTAAAGGAGGTATAACCTGCAATCACATCCCCAACAAAAGCCAAGTCACGTAGCCTTCATTGGGTTGTCTTTGATGCGTTTCAGCAAAATGCATTTGGAAAAAGGTTTTAAATAGACCAACGGCTCACATTTGCCTTCCTTCCATAGGGAAAGACCAGCCGCCATCTCCATTGAGATCAAGAGCATTGATGACACATCGAACTTTGATGAGTTCCCAGAATCGGACATCCTTCAGCCAGGTAATAATCACTTTGTCTCTATTACAAATTTTCATACATGAAATGCAGCTCAAAGTTCTTCACGATAAGCATGAAATTATAAAAATGTAAACTATTAAAGCAGAAGAAACATTTGTGCTGTAGTGCAGGAGGTTTGCTTTGGTGTACAGGAATCTTTTGAGTCATCTCTGGCGCAACTCCAATTTTGATTAAATAGGACCCATAGTCCTGTTATTCACACATTCCTACAGTTCTGAGGTCTAGATTAATTTCCTATTCAGCATTGCCCTCTAGTGGCAAGGAGGAGACAATAACACTGGTATTAATCTTAATACACTGTTGTATATCATTTACAATCTTGTTTCAGTTTCCAACGTGACAGAACCAGACAAATCGAAGGACTGGGTGTTCCTGAACTACACCTACAAGAGGTTTGAGGGGCTGACTCAGCGAGGCACCATCCCCACATACATGAAGGCAGGGAAGGCCTGAGATGAGGGAAAATGGGAGAGACAATGTGGACACAGGGTTGGGCGGTAAACCCCTGCTGTGCTGAAAGCGCAGGATCAAGAATGATGAGGTTCTTGGTTTCATGCTTCACTGGGGTTTTTCTGTTTGGTCACAGATCCATTGGGGCACCAATGGCAAGAGGAACAGGGATATAAATAATACATGTATCGTCTTAGGCCTTGCTTGGGCTGTTAATGGGGAAGTTTGTTTTACAACTTAATGTTTGATGGTCACTCAACCTGAAAAAACAGAACTTCCCTTTTTGAAATGACTACTACTAGGTGTCTAAATCAATGGGCATGTTCCTCTGCCCAGGCGTTGCTGAAGTGAGCCAGATCTTACAACACTTGGATAGGTATTTTACCTATTGGCTAACcacatgttatagcaatctggtgcCCGACAGCGTAGTTGATGACGAGATATGCAACGTTTGAGCAGGGGAAAGCGACCATCATATCTGCATGTTTACACACTGATTTGCAGGGTCTAAAACACTGTAGAAGGACTGCCCCACACACAGGGTATTCGTTGAGGGTTATCCTAGTGTCCTCATATGACTGAAGATAAATGCATATAGTTAATATAAAGTAAACTTTTTCTAAACTTGTAGGTATAAAAAGTTCTAACGTTTCAAGTCTTTTATGGGTGCCATGTTAGCCAAAAAGTTTCATTCTAGTTACAATGTAATCCTTCCGTCATGGAACGTTAGCTGCTAACATGGGAGTATGGTGAGCCATCCATACATGGATTAATCCCAGAGCCATAGATACATTGTGGTGTCTATTTAATGCCTTGATAATCTGGAATTAATATCTCTAAATGATTTAATGGTGTCAAAGATGCATAGAAAACTTTTATTCTAGTGGTTGACGTAAGGAACGGTAATGTAGAATCAGATTTGTTTTTGCAAGTTAGAGGACGAGTCATGGATGTCATTGACAACTCAAGGCTAATACTTAAAGGTAGCAATATGATGCAGAAAGTAGATGGCATATTGGGTCAATTTCCACAACAACTAAGAGTGTT
Above is a genomic segment from Oncorhynchus kisutch isolate 150728-3 linkage group LG19, Okis_V2, whole genome shotgun sequence containing:
- the LOC109896586 gene encoding serine/threonine-protein kinase 38-like codes for the protein MAMTGGTAAALPMSNHTRERVTVAKLTVENFYSTLLTQHEERETRQKKLEKVMDDEGLIDEEKVMRRSQHARKETEFLRLKRTRLGLDDFESLKVIGRGAFGEVRLVQKKDTGHIYAMKILRKADMLEKEQVAHIRAERDILVEADGAWVVKMFYSFQDKRNLYLIMEFLPGGDMMTLLMKKDTLSEEATQFYIAETVLAIDSIHQLGFIHRDIKPDNLLLDSRGHVKLSDFGLCTGLKKAHRTEFYRNLTHNPPSDFSFQNMNSKRKAETWKKNRRQLAYSTVGTPDYIAPEVFLQTGYNKLCDWWSLGVIMYEMLIGYPPFCSETPQETYRKVMNWKETLVFPPEVPISERAKDLILRYCNDAENRVGAVSIEEMKSHAFFEPVDWEHIRERPAAISIEIKSIDDTSNFDEFPESDILQPVSNVTEPDKSKDWVFLNYTYKRFEGLTQRGTIPTYMKAGKA